A stretch of DNA from Ricinus communis isolate WT05 ecotype wild-type chromosome 4, ASM1957865v1, whole genome shotgun sequence:
ATATGAGAATTTGTGTAGAGAAAGGGAATGGGTATGCAGCAACTGGAAGGATATTGGAGACGAGAAAGGCAACTTTATATGTAAACTAATGGAATACAGATGGGTCAGGCTATAGTAAACCAGGTCCATAGGAGGAATAGAAAGAGTTCTTCTAGACCATGCAGGCAACTTTATAATCTGGCCTTGGCCTAGACTGACCCTCAATTTAACATTCCTCAAGTGCCTAATTAAAGCCCAAAAATGCTCTAATTGGCTTTAGATATATATGCACTTCTTTTCAATTGGAAACCACCCAAAgctgttaataatttatcagCCATCCTCTTGTTTTTTGTTTCCCTTCACTTTACTGCCGACCGAAAgtgaaaaagtaaatatataaatattaacacCTGCAAAGATGGGAAACGGGAGttgaataatatatgaaaaagttACTGAAAGATTCAGTGTCTGAACTTTAATTGTAAATCATTGAGTTGGATATGAACATCAATGATGTAACCATGCAGTTAATTTCAGACtactcaaattcattaattatattccctctcttaatatttttctttaaaaatacggattaaatttaaactattttGAGTGGTCCTACACTAATTACTACCCAAatgatgatattttattttgttattattaaagatAAGTAATCATATCATCCCAAAATTTACCTGCACCAAaagccaaaagaagaaaagggtaaTCTTCATGGATTAAATTAAGCCACTGATTCTACACAAGTCAGAAAAATAATGTcaaataacttgatttcctcgGATCGTTCTTGCTCGAGCTAAAGAGAAAAACTGTCTGCCTAGctataaattcaataaacataACACAGTAGGTGGATATCTTTTTAGCCGTAGAAAAGGTAAATATGTAATCATGGAATTAGATGAACGTTAGGAGATTATAATTAGGTTTTATATtgagtataaaaataatgattctTATAGCATATAATTCAAAAGAGTTGATGGACCTACttatttcccttttcttttgttggtgCTGGTGAGAGAGATACTTTCTAACTTCAATATTATGAACAAGACGTACTATTATGGTGCCAATATATATTCTTCCATATCATTACTCACATGTACTACAATAACACTTAATTTTAAACACTTCTAATTAACGAAATAATTAAAACCCTCATATTCTATCATCACACAGAGATGATGTTTCATTATTTCTACATTTATTAGGAAAATATTCTATATTGACCAATTTTTGGAAGCCccaaacatagaaaaatgcataaaaaaatGTCTTTCCCTATCTTTGATcttgaatttattttgtagtgtatttgttataataatttcttttcttatattatatatatatatatatatatatatatatatatatatataatattttccaaTACATGTACACAGAAAAAGGCCGGGGAAACAAACATCTCATGGATCTTTGTACAAACTTGCTTATAAGAAGCAATGCCATGGATGACTAATGGAAGGCAAGCACGCATCAGTCTCTCTTTAGCCTTTCTTAAATACATACTATAATGTTATGAATCATATAATTTACTGATTCAtattataataacaatttCATGGAATCTAATAAGAAATTCTTTGTAATAAACAAATGCTTGGAATATTAgatacatattattttattttgttttgttttcttaaattgacctttcattactttcttttcttttcttctatcttatattattcttatagAATACCAACAATAGTACCAAACTCAACTATTCATGTTAGctgaaaagctaaaaaatgCAAACTTCATAGATTTTGTAGTCAAGATTGATTTACTGATTttgatttctccttttttaGTTATGTTGatcatgagaaagaaaaaaatgtaacTGTGTTTATATTACgatataattgaattaaaatttttaaagtaatattttcatcatttttaaaaattatatcccCGAACACTTTAAATTAAGTCtagatgtatatatattattactataaTTTAAGTATGTTGTAAAACgatttagttttagtttatatatgcattaattatgtgtttaaattttctcactaatttttttgaaaaaataaatcatggagactagaaaaagaaaatgttggtatacatttaattatagaatCATTATCGCCCAAAGCGTGGGATTTTGTGACTATTTTACCTATTAAGTGAAGTGAAGACAGGTAAAAGACGATATGAAAAATCAGGAATGGAATTATCACCTTTGTATTTGTAGTTAGCATCATTCCCAGGAGGACTTGAGCAGAATCCTCATCATTGCAAAAGGCAGGAATAAAAGCTTTGTTGATTGGTGGCTGGCCACAGACAGAGCACCATCATGAGCAACCCCAATCCCACACCATTCAAGACCACCCAGCGTACTACAAACCAATGTACATTTAACGGCAAAGATCATACAATCCTCACTCTTACATGAGTTCAAATCCTACCAACTTTAAGGAATTTTCTTAAAGTATTAGGTAGATGTAAAATTCAGAATTACTTCTATTACCATCTCTTACGGACGATTCTATATTGTTTTCCCTCCCTGAAAATATGTACTAACTATATTTCTGCCAAGACTAACTATTTTACTGCcatgatattattaattgatatcaCTTATTTTTGTGGGTATGTTTATTAATGATACTTACTTAAGAATTTCTTAAGCTACAACATGTTGAGGTGAGAAGTAGAATCGAGATCTCATATATAGCAATACCCATCACCCCAATATTAGAAGGACTGTTTTGATTTAATTCTACAATTAAAGATGGGCCACATGACATTTTTGATCGAATTATCAgcaattagaaagaaaaaaaaaagtgatcACCATAAGATTAAATGAGAAGATCATTAACCATGGGTGAATACTGAAAATCAATGTAATTATTACCTATTGTTATTATTCATTTTGAGATGGTATATGATAGAGAGAATGTAGCTATCATAAAGGATATGAGAAGAGACAGATTTCTTGTTGCCTCATAATAGCAGagccattaataaaattactgTCTAAAGTGTAAACagagaatattatatatatatacacagaGGAGGGCCACAACAATGAATACTACCAATCCATTTCAACATCATGTCTCACATCTTCCATTGATAGGCTTCGAATTCAAAAACAATCAAAACTTGTATAAGTGGAAaggaagggaaaaaaaaaaaaagtaaagaaaagatacatgataaaaagaaaaggttaatcATGGGAGAGCCTTGAAAGTGTGAAGATTCTTGTAGAAAGAAAGTCATGTCCCTGTATTAATCATTATACCTCCTTCCCTTTTAACAAGAACATGAGTGGAGTGAACAATAAATCCATACCATACGAGTAAGAATTGCTTTCCTTTCTAGTTGGTAAGCTGTCAGCTTTGCCGACAGTATCCTGTTTCTCTCCACCAAACTGAGTATCAAAGATAGGCACATATCAGCAGTGTACTCAAATCTATTACCCACTGTGctcaattagtaaaatatagGGACTCAACTCATGACTTTCGCATTTTACATTCATTTACTTTTCCCACCCATTTggttttttcttaaactaGAGACTTAAAGATAACTTCTATATTACACCCGATTAATgtaatttcttctttcccACTGCCATGAATATGAAAAGTAAATCTATTCCCATGCATATGAAAGAGAGGAAGATGTGGTCCACAATTTTTAACCTGCTTTCCGGTGTCGCATATGATCGAGGAAATTATGGGAAAACTAAAGTCTACTCGGATTGCCACCTAAAAGTTGCAATCGTAAAGTGAGTTAGTATTCCAAAACTAGTGCATTGTCTTGGCACCACAAGAAAGTGATATAACTACCAACTAAAGTCCCCCATAAGCCATTCTGGCCTGCACTCTGTATTCCCATCTCTTTTCTCTGTCACTTTGTACTATCTTGATTAAAATGCATAACACTGATCATGGGTTTTGAAGAATTACCCGCTAGTGACGGCATTTCAGGGATTTCACTGTGTGACCATGTCACCCTCTTCTATATGTTGCGTCACGAATAGAGCTGTGAGCCTGTTTAAGTCCTTTGGCTATATTGGAGATTTGGACTCGTCAGTagacatgagaaaaaaacaacAGGGAGCGCATATAAACATCAGATACTGGTGAAAGTGAATTTAAATGTAGCGTCACAAATGACTTGTTAAGTGACAAAAACATTCCGGCATGCTGTGTTGTAGTCAACAATATTTGCTGAAATGCAGTACCTATAAAAAATCAGTTCAAGTTTGTTGCAATATCCCTTTCAGCCATTCTGTGCCTTCCCATGCCGACAGCCCTCCTTGCTTCTCCTTTGCTCAAGACTTTTTTAGCAATCATGCTGACCCTAACTGATTGCCCtacaaaaacatatatttcAACCTCTACATCAAAAGTTTAGAAAAGGGTCCAGGCCTGAAAGCAGAAGTGTCACGAGAATTAGAATGTTTAGAAAACAAGTTACTAAAGACGATGAGATGATATAAGCTCAAGGAAacaataataaacaaatagaTAAAGAGGAAGAGAAGTGATAGGAAAGAAGACCCATCTTGTAaccaaatttcttttaaaaaaaataaatttgggGAAGGTACATTAGTCCTCGCTTTTCTTTGACTATGACAAGAAAAGTACTGATATAGACATCCACTCCTCATGAAAGGGCTCTACACTTTCATAAACGGACAATTCAGGTGATATGGCATAGTTACATCAGTGAGTAGTGCTGCTTTGGGAACAAAGATTCACCACTCAGTTCTTCCAAGGTTGACCCATGAGTTCGTCCAAGGGCTAATGCTGGCTCACCATCCACCCGTTACAACTGGCTCGAGCAAAACATATCCTGCggcaaatatttttttcagaaTTTCAAGCCAGCAAATTTTTTTTGTCTCCATATAATTGTGGCCACTCCTATGCAAAATCCATAAAAAAAACGGGAAATCTACAACATTAGATAATTCAGTTCATTCCACAATTGTCATTACGTTATTGTGTTTAAACTGACAACCTGAGGGCAAAAGTTCCCGTCTAATTGGTCAGTCAAATTGTACCAAACAAATCCTGAGGCTCCAACATTAATTTGCCAGTAGCCAAAGGTGAACTTCTTAAGAAATTGCGGAGAGAGGAACGAATGCAGCTATAATTCTTTCTAAAAGTGAAAAAGCAACAGTACAGCAAGAAGGCTCAGCTTCTTTAGCTCAGAATATTTAAACTGAACCTTTTGGCAGCAAATCATTTTCAGAAATCTGAAGTGGCAATGATGAGATGGAAAGGCCAGACAGGCATTCATTTTAACCATAGTCATGTGTGAAACTGTAAGTTGAGAATTTTCAGATATTTCCAAGGAAGCGGTGGATACGGGTGTGTCCCTGGCCAATCCTCATAAACTCAAGACATTGCTTAACTtccaaaatttcaattaatctGATCTATAACATAATACAGAACCCCACACGCTTACTAATCTATTGCGAACTCATGGAATTTAGCATCCTGTACTGTTGCTAAACCACTGTGATCACAATCAGCGgagcaatatatataaaaagaaacacaCAGAACATTAGAGATGCTCTTCTTAATCTGGTTTACGGCCTCATCAAGGCGCATGTAATGAGTACGACATGCATCAAGGATGTATATAAAATGTCATTGGTTGAACAATATAAATGCCTCTTTAGAAAGTGTAAGCATGCTAAAATGTACAAAACTAAGGAAGACTTCGGGTTGTAAACCAAGAATTGGCAGTCTGAAatggtttcaaatttatcaAGGAATTTAACTGCAAGTTATATTACAATTCATGTTAGGAGGAGCAGTAATTTGGCCTACCAATTGCAAAATTAAGAAAGTAGCACTTTTGTATGCAACTAAAGTCCACAGAGTGTTTCACTTTTGTATTAAAAGATAGTTAAAGTATCTTTCAGAACCCACTATAATTGAAGTTTTCTTTCAGCGAAAATTAGTTCAGATGCAGTGCTGCCACACTGAGATGAATCCCTACCTTTTAGAGGAGACACATTTCGTTTACTTTAATCAGTTTTATCATTACCTTCCTCGTTGCTTTTGTGCTGTTCCTCTTCCTCgtaaatttctatatttactGTTTCTTCAcattaataacataaaaaataaaaataaaatagaaaagagtCATCAATACTTAATCAGATAAAACCATTCATGCAAAATTTATCAGCGAGGAAGCATCAGTTTCATACAAGGGAATTCACATTgctaaagataataatatactGCCTTGTCTGATGGTGAACACATCCAACCAACCTCATTTTTCAAGCATACAGTTTTCTATTATAAAAGTGCTCTTAATCAAGTTGTTTGTCCTGCAGACCATATTGGACCACAAAAATCTATTCTGTAACTAAATCTGTTTCGAGACACCAATTCCAATGTTAGTTCTGTGAGAAAGTTGCATAAAATGGAAAAGAGTAATTATTAGTCCAAATCTGAATCCCATAGTATGTAGAATACGAGTTAACAGGTCACTCCTAAATTCAAAATACATAAGCTCTTCTTTGTCTAGCAGATGACCTACACGCCACAGGAGAAGCAACATATTCCAGAagcaaaatcaatttttacaGTTACAGCAACCAGAActaatgtaaataattttcGCAAATGAGGAGTTCATTGGGCAAGGCCTTCATACcaaaaaatcataatgcaACATTACATTCACAagctattttcattttataagcAGGGAGAAAGAAGATTTTCGAACCATTGACTatttacaaacaaaacaatCCAAAATCATGCCTGGGAAGAGATGAAAGATTCATTTAGCATACAGCTATGCAGTGTAGTGATACATTGTCTGATTTCCTCCCAATATATTTTGCGCTGACCAGACCTCTCACATTCTTCAACTAGAAgtgaaaacaaaaaatgatATAGCAAAAAGAATTCAATAAATGCTACCGTTCAAAATTCTACAGgagttaaaaaaagaaaaacattacACTGATGGTGTATCAGTAAAGACCTCGTTGAGCATGTCATCCTCACAGCCTGCCATTCGGAACAGCTCTccatctttctcttcttcattCAAGAAATCTCGTCTTTCAAGCTTGGAGTGAGCTGCAACGAATATCATCTTTTGAGCTCTTTCAAGGCCTATCCTTGAGTGTCTATGCATACACATCCATTCCATGGAAGACCAATTGCACTTGAACCCGCAAGAGGTCGCTTGAAGAAAGATAAGCCTGACTGCAACCTTGCCTAATGTTTTATACTCACTAAGGCAAGTTTCCCACACTAATCTGCTGCCCTGAGGATTTGCTATTTTCATCTTTCCAGTCAAGGGGTCCCTCTGTTTAACCTGAACAGCCTGAGCATACAGAGGATCTAGTCCTTCTGTTCTCCATTTCATAAGCTCCATTAAGGCAACGTGAGCTTCTTCTCTGGAAACCAGACGGGTTATAAGCTTGTCCACATCCTTCTCCTGCTCATGTGTCAAGCACTTGAATGGAGGAAGGTACTTTCCACTAGTGTCCCTCATCAAGTAAAGAGGATCAAGTATAAATGCAGCGGACCATGCTGGGTGGTAGTTCTTTTTGAATCTCTTTTCTACAATTTTCTCAACGTGTCCATCAACAATGTTGAATCTAGCAGACCAATCTTTCACTTTTGCTTTCAAGTCCTCCCAAAGAGGGAGGCACTGTCCGATCAATGGCCGCTCCACCTCAATTTCATGAGCAATCCCTCTGATAAGCTTCATTAGTGAATAAACTGCCTCCAACTGATTCCAAAACCCCTCACCTTGTATCATCCCAGAGACTTCCTTTGCAAGAGAATCCTCCATGCTCATCGCCTTATAGGACTCATCACAAACAACCATATGCAGCACACGGGCACAGCTCAATATATCCTCCAACATCAAATAAACAGGCAAAAAGTCCTTTCTGCACTCACATTTACTTGAAGGTGCTCGAAGCAACCTATTATACTCAAGCTCCTGCAGTCTATACTTTTGGAAGCTACTCCTAACTtgagatttattatttacaaaattgGCAAGTTTCAAGCAATTCTCAGTAGCAGTCTTGAAAATTGAAAGCTCCTTGCAGAAATCATTGATCAAACTAAGTAACCCCTGAACCTGACATGAAAGGTTCACCATCCATTGATATTGAATCTCCAAATTTCTCAATGCTTTAGCCTTATACTTATCTGCAATAATTCCTACACATCTCTGCAAAGCACTACTCCCACATAAGCTCATTACTGCCTCCCACATAATCTCCTCTGCATACTTTGACGACACTGATCCTCCGGTTAAAACTGCTTTTTGATACAAACTAGTCCTATTAGGGAGATTAATGCTAAACTTAACCAAGTTCTCTTCTCCATTACAACAATTCTTGGTCTTCCATCCATTACAAGCAACTTGAAAGAACATCGCATCTCTAGTTCTAGTTTCGACCTCGGTTTTTGCCTCAAGAAATCTATTTTCCAGTCTAGAACCAGACAAGTCCTTCCTGGACAAAGGAGGCAACCCTACTTGATGAAGGAAAGATCGAAACTTTGGGTGTTCAAGACTTGAAAATGAGACAGATCCACAAGTTTCATAGAACCAGTCAGCCAATAATTCCAGAGCAGAATCAATCTGGTCCTTATTTAATGAAGGACCAGGTGAAGCTTTTGGACTCTTAAGCTTCTTGATGCTATTTTCCAACATTGCTAATGCGTCCAAATCATCTTTTCCACCAGACAACATCAAATGCTGATGATGCTGTTGCTGTTGACTTAGCAACCCAGAATTAGAGTAACCCAGTTCATTACAAAAACGAGTTGACTCAACTATAGCTAATGAATTTAGAGGAGTAGCGGTACTAGTAGCCATGTGAGAGCTCCGTTTTCGAAGATGATTATGGTGTGAAGTTGGAGAAGGCAAAGATGATATAGGCAAAGGAGATGAAACTATAGAGTTGGGTCTTAAAACAGAGTTAAAATTTGGACATGTGCCTCTTTTAAGATGCTCTGAGGCAGTTCTTGATGGATTTGAAGCTGAAAAAACGGCATCGCACAAAGAACATCTAAGTTTAACTGCTTTGGGAATATTTGTGTCTGTGTTTCTTATAAGAATTGGCTCTAAATGAGCCCAGTACCATGCTCCTTTGCCCTTTACAGCCTTGGTCCGAATCGTGATCAATCCTTCATATCGCTTGTTAACGGCTTTAGCTGCTGTATCTTCAAGtatagaagaagaagggtcGGTAGGAGTTGAACTTGTGGAAGCCATTAgagaattataataataataagaagaagaagtaagCAAAGGGCTGCTTGTGTTGTTGTAGTTAATGTGGAATTTTCAGTGCATGCAGTATCAGCTGTTTCCATAATCCATGAGATTACAAAACGGTATCGTTTTCGATGTTTTTAAACTTGGGTGCATTTATAGTGAACAGGTGCGGAGGGTGGCCGGAATCTCATGGTGGAGAAGAGGTGGTTGGTTAGAGAGAGGGAGTGGGAGAGGTGTATCTGCAGGATTGTGTAGTTGCTGATGATGGGAAAAACTGAAAGAAATGGACACATAACAGTTGAATATATGTATGTATCTGTTGTATGAACTGTCGACTATTGATTTTATGTGGGTGcctgttattttctttttttcctttttttcccCTTGTTATTGGTTTTGTTTCTGATGACTCCCTGTCTCTGCTCTCAATCTCAACAAATTCCGACGGATGAGACCACTccttttcaagaaaaagagaatGGGATGTCGGCCAGTTTATGAAACTGAAATGTTGATatcattttttcaaaaaaaaacaatttgtGTAATTTCATAGAAgacttttcaaatttaattgcaGCTTCACATATTCgaaaaaaattctaaagcaaaatttattattgaggttttaaatttcttacttttattctattaaattcttaagttttttattttagtatattaagcttttatatttttatttctgcttgaatttaatcttttatatatattttataaaaaaagtatttattttattaaaatcttatttttaataattttaataaaataaaataaaatttaaaagcttaataatatattttacttaattCTAAACTGACAAAGCTCATTAAAACACCATATAGTATAGGGGATGAAAGACTTAGAAGAGGTGACTACTTCCAATTGACTCTGCAGTAGCTAAAATAGGTTAGGTTAAAGTTGAATCGAAATTCCATAAACTGTTTCacgaaaaaaaagaattacataaaCTGAAAGAG
This window harbors:
- the LOC8266034 gene encoding uncharacterized protein LOC8266034: MASTSSTPTDPSSSILEDTAAKAVNKRYEGLITIRTKAVKGKGAWYWAHLEPILIRNTDTNIPKAVKLRCSLCDAVFSASNPSRTASEHLKRGTCPNFNSVLRPNSIVSSPLPISSLPSPTSHHNHLRKRSSHMATSTATPLNSLAIVESTRFCNELGYSNSGLLSQQQQHHQHLMLSGGKDDLDALAMLENSIKKLKSPKASPGPSLNKDQIDSALELLADWFYETCGSVSFSSLEHPKFRSFLHQVGLPPLSRKDLSGSRLENRFLEAKTEVETRTRDAMFFQVACNGWKTKNCCNGEENLVKFSINLPNRTSLYQKAVLTGGSVSSKYAEEIMWEAVMSLCGSSALQRCVGIIADKYKAKALRNLEIQYQWMVNLSCQVQGLLSLINDFCKELSIFKTATENCLKLANFVNNKSQVRSSFQKYRLQELEYNRLLRAPSSKCECRKDFLPVYLMLEDILSCARVLHMVVCDESYKAMSMEDSLAKEVSGMIQGEGFWNQLEAVYSLMKLIRGIAHEIEVERPLIGQCLPLWEDLKAKVKDWSARFNIVDGHVEKIVEKRFKKNYHPAWSAAFILDPLYLMRDTSGKYLPPFKCLTHEQEKDVDKLITRLVSREEAHVALMELMKWRTEGLDPLYAQAVQVKQRDPLTGKMKIANPQGSRLVWETCLSEYKTLGKVAVRLIFLQATSCGFKCNWSSMEWMCMHRHSRIGLERAQKMIFVAAHSKLERRDFLNEEEKDGELFRMAGCEDDMLNELKNVRGLVSAKYIGRKSDNVSLHCIAVC